Proteins found in one Cyprinus carpio isolate SPL01 chromosome B10, ASM1834038v1, whole genome shotgun sequence genomic segment:
- the LOC122138694 gene encoding C-type lectin domain family 4 member E-like: MSSEREQLRNELLTLDEWIYYQSSFYHLSTERKNWDDSRQDCQKRGADLIIINNREENEFVMKITDKREFWIGLTYKEVEASWKWVDSTHMTSGFWAFGEHSGLTIKNCVVTSWPFLGWHDVICDDAYQWICEKKFPRLIWP; this comes from the exons ATGAGCAGTGAAAGAGAGCAGCTAAGAAATGAACTTCTGACTCTTG ATGAATGGATTTACTATCAATCCAGTTTTTACCACTTGTCCACTGAGAGGAAGAACTGGGACGACAGCAGACAAGACTGTCAGAAGAGaggagcagatctgatcatcataaacaacagaGAGGAAAAT GAGTTTGTTATGAAAATTACTGATAAAAGAGAATTCTGGATTGGTCTGACTTACAAAGAAGTGGAGGCTAGCTGGAAATGGGTTGATAGCACCCACATGACCTCTGG GTTCTGGGCATTTGGAGAGCATTCTGGACTAACAATAAAGAATTGTGTTGTGACAAGCTGGCCTTTTTTAGGGTGGCATGATGTTATATGTGATGATGCTTATCAATGGATCTGTGAGAAGAAGTTTCCCCGCCTTATATGGCCCTAG